The Bradysia coprophila strain Holo2 chromosome IV, BU_Bcop_v1, whole genome shotgun sequence genome includes a region encoding these proteins:
- the LOC119085991 gene encoding palmitoyltransferase AKR1 has translation MVAEESNHTEEEASPTEEKDCNMLCCSDGTEMMISVEEIFDIVKNGEVVDLENLIEKFGLETLCARDKNGYSMAHWVALDGNVEMMRYLVERNAPIDLRCLGIQGPRPIHWACRKGHASVVQVLLQAGVCVNAADLKGLTPLMTACMYGRTATAAYLLGMGAQNGLTDINGDTALHWAAYKGHPDLMKLLMYSGVDLQKTDNFGSTPLHLACLSGNLMCVRLLCEKNNFDLEPKDKNQKTPLMLAQSHRHNDVVKMLYTVIKKRSRWMPPLSELWGLLFGGAGNSKGPLLLFTCSVLLWGYPMYMIRVIPKTWNILRRSHYCFIYFNIVMWISWIIANRRDPGHLPLNSDQYYRAIKQIPYYEKWKKRNLILTRLCHSCRCLRPLRAKHCRVCNRCVAYFDHHCPFIYNCVGLRNRLWFFLFVLSVAINCSFTIYFACYCVMMEGFTLLYLLGLVEAFSFCGLGWILTCTSILHACMNLTTNEMFNYKRYPYLRDKRGRYQNPFSRGPVLNLFEFFVCLPDRVDDNELMVDENI, from the exons ATGGTTGCAGAGGAGAGTAATCATACCGAAGAGGAAGCATCACCGACGGAAGAAAAAGATTGCAACATGTTGTGTTGTTCGGATGGCACAGAAATGATGATTAGCGTTGAAGAGATATTTGATATTGTCAAAAATGG TGAGGTGGTCGATCTTGAGAATTTGATCGAGAAATTTGGATTGGAGACGCTCTGTGCCCGAGACAAAAATGGTTACTCAATGGCACACTGGGTTGCACTGGATGGCAATGTTGAGATGATGAGGTATTTAGTCGAACGTAATGCTCCAATCGATCTGCGTTGTCTTGGTATCCAAGGACCTCGACCTATTCATTGGGCATGTAGAAAAGGACACGCCTCTGTTGTTCAG GTTCTACTACAGGCGGGCGTTTGCGTGAACGCTGCAGatttgaaag GCTTAACACCACTAATGACTGCTTGCATGTATGGTCGTACAGCAACGGCTGCCTATCTTCTCGGTATGGGAGCCCAGAATGGACTAACCGACATCAACGGAGATACGGCATTGCATTGGGCCGCATATAAAGGACACCCAGATCTAATGAAGCTGTTGATGTATTCAGGCGTTGATCTACAAAAAACTGATAACTTTGGTTCGACGCCCTTGCATTTGGCTTGTTTATCGGGAAATTTGATGTGCGTTCGATTGCTCTGCGAAAAGAATAACTTCGACCTGGAACCGAAGGACAAGAATCAAAAGACACCACTGATGTTAGCACAGAGTCACCGGCATAACGACGTTGTTAAAATGCTGTACACCGTTATCAAAAAGCGTTCGCGTTGGATGCCACCGCTGTCGGAACTATGGGGACTTTTGTTCGGAGGAGCAGGCAACAGCAAAGGACCATTGTTGCTGTTCACATGCTCCGTTTTATTGTGGGGATATCCAATGTACATGATACGG GTGATACCGAAAACATGGAACATTCTTCGCAGATCTCACTATTGCTTCATTTACTTCAACATCGTCATGTGGATCAGTTGGATCATTG CCAACCGAAGAGATCCGGGCCACTTGCCTTTGAATTCCGATCAGTACTACAGAGCCATCAAGCAAATTCCCTACtacgaaaaatggaaaaaacgAAACCTCATTTTGACCAGATTATGCCACAGTTGTCGTTGTCTGAGACCGCTCAGAGCGAAACATTGTCGGGTGTGTAACAGATGTGTGGCTTATTTCGATCATCACTGTCCGTTCAT ATACAATTGTGTGGGACTACGAAATCGCTTGTGGTTCTTCCTCTTTGTATTGAGCGTAGCGATAAATTGCTCGTTTACCATTTACTTCGCTTGTTACTGTGTCATGATGGAAGGATTCACTTTGTTATATCTATTGGGCTTAGTCGAAGCGTTCTCGTTCTGCGGACTTGGCTGGATACTAACATGCACTTCG ATTCTACACGCCTGCATGAATCTAACCACCAACGAAATGTTCAACTACAAACGCTATCCCTATTTGCGTGACAAACGTGGCCGTTACCAGAATCCGTTTTCTCGTGGTCccgttttgaatttattcgaGTTCTTTGTTTGCTTGCCCGATCGAGTCGACGACAATGAGCTGATGGTCGATGAGAACATTTGA